One genomic region from Luteitalea sp. encodes:
- the pheS gene encoding phenylalanine--tRNA ligase subunit alpha produces the protein MVDRAAIEHLRATYSDQLARAATIADLQALRDRFLGRKQGLVTALWREIAGAPPDDRRELGRLANELKAHIDATLGERRRTLSADKPSAPALDLTLPGRLHVRGARHPLSSLLERIERIFARMGYEILDGPEAEDDYHNFEALNMPPEHPARDMQDTLYLAQPLDRRDDRAAYTEVRGSRFEVRGSKGAGPAAASTPEHRTSQLATVLRTHTSSMQIRYMETHQPPVRIIAPGRVYRRDSLDVTHTPMFHQVEGLVVGEGVTMGDLKGTLTGFLRQLFGEERPVTFRPSFFPYTEPSADIFIGCTCRGAGCGVCKQTGWLEVLGSGMVHPAVFEAVGYDPERYTGFAFGAGIERIAMLLHGVDDIRLFYENDLRFLEQFPS, from the coding sequence ATGGTGGACCGGGCGGCGATCGAGCACCTGCGGGCGACGTACTCGGATCAGTTGGCGCGCGCCGCGACGATCGCAGACCTCCAGGCGCTACGCGACCGATTCCTCGGGCGAAAACAGGGCCTCGTCACAGCGCTGTGGCGCGAGATTGCCGGCGCTCCGCCGGACGACCGCCGCGAGCTCGGACGACTGGCCAACGAGCTCAAGGCACACATCGACGCGACGCTCGGCGAGCGCCGCCGCACGCTGTCAGCGGACAAGCCTTCCGCGCCCGCGCTCGATCTCACCCTCCCCGGCCGTCTGCACGTTCGCGGCGCTCGTCACCCGCTCAGCTCACTGCTCGAGCGTATCGAGCGGATCTTCGCGCGCATGGGCTACGAGATTCTCGACGGTCCGGAAGCCGAGGACGATTACCACAACTTCGAAGCGCTCAACATGCCGCCGGAGCATCCCGCGCGAGACATGCAGGACACCCTGTATCTCGCGCAGCCGCTCGATCGTCGGGACGATCGCGCCGCGTACACGGAGGTTCGAGGTTCGAGGTTCGAGGTTCGAGGTTCGAAGGGGGCGGGGCCGGCAGCGGCCTCTACGCCCGAACACCGAACGTCCCAACTGGCAACGGTGCTCCGCACGCACACGTCGTCGATGCAGATTCGATACATGGAGACGCACCAGCCGCCGGTGCGGATCATCGCACCCGGCCGCGTCTACCGGCGCGACAGCCTCGACGTGACGCACACGCCGATGTTCCACCAAGTGGAGGGGCTCGTCGTGGGCGAGGGCGTCACGATGGGTGATCTCAAGGGCACGCTCACTGGCTTTCTCCGCCAGCTCTTTGGTGAAGAGCGGCCCGTGACGTTCCGCCCGAGCTTCTTTCCGTATACGGAGCCGAGCGCTGACATCTTCATTGGCTGCACGTGCCGCGGCGCCGGCTGCGGCGTATGCAAGCAGACCGGCTGGCTCGAGGTGCTCGGAAGCGGCATGGTGCATCCGGCCGTCTTCGAGGCGGTCGGCTACGACCCCGAGCGCTATACCGGCTTCGCCTTTGGTGCAGGAATCGAGCGCATCGCGATGCTCTTGCACGGCGTTGACGACATCCGCTTGTTCTACGAGAACGACCTGCGCTTCCTGGAGCAGTTTCCGTCGTGA